One Rosa chinensis cultivar Old Blush chromosome 5, RchiOBHm-V2, whole genome shotgun sequence genomic region harbors:
- the LOC112165354 gene encoding homeobox-DDT domain protein RLT1 isoform X3, producing the protein MEGSEGDNQNRNPENSNSKLNNSGEGGKPKRQMKTPFQLETLEKAYALETYPSESIRAELSEKLGLSDRQLQMWFCHRRLKDKKEGGSGSGPGPGPGPAKKQRKSVAVLPEPPIDDLAHGSEPGSDYGSGSGSGSSPFGHADRNVVSRSVVVEDMPRRRHYESQQSITELRAIAIVEAQLGEPLREDGPVLGIEFDQLPPDAFGAPLVAEQQKRHDAKLNKAIDGPTARASPFASGNEQLSRVHGGHSRARLLSQQEKQAVAFSSPGDDGLPLRDPFINVRMNTQYGEPPIIAPENSNVLSDGQINDTMLRMERKRKSEEVRMAKEVEAHEVRIRKELEKQDILRRKNEERMKKEMERQDRERRKEEERLMRERQREEERSKKEQKREIERREKFLQKEHIRAEKRRQKEELRKEREEVRRKAALEKATARRLLNKSMELYEDEQLELMELAAASKGLSSIISIDPDTNLDEFRDDLTAFPPKSVLLKKPFAVHPWIDSEENIGNFLMVWRFLITFADVLELWPFTVDEFVQAFHDYDSRLLGEIHVALLRLIIKDIEDVARTPSTGLGLNQNGAANPGGGHPQIVEGAYAWGFDIRNWQKHLNLLTWPEIFRQLALSAGFGPQLKKRSISWSYLPDNDEGKGCRDVISTLRNGSAAENAFAIMQEKGLLAPRRSRHRLTPGTVKFAAFHVLSLEGNKGLTVLELADKIQKSGLRDLTTSKTPEASISVALTRDTKLFERIAPSTYRVRSAYRKDPIDAEAILSAARKKVQIFENGILAAEDVDEVERDDAEEVERDEDSDCDDVDEDPEVDDLATPAIVKKSPDQFNEVTPFSENGQENLCIDVAPTVQNEFDKDVSSFPVTASKEADGPSASSKQCVSGVEISTSNLDQENMEIDESKAGESWVQGLTEGDYSDLSVEERLSSLVSLIGIANEGNSIRVVLEDRLEAANALKKQMWAEAQLDKSRLKEENVSKVDIPSFMGGKAEAHVPGVEDGQSPLLDVYNRINEEGAAETQNSNHGSQVLLNGVPVERAMVPQDTSMGPENILNQQLAYASKKSRSQLKSYIAHRAEEMYAYRSLPLGQDRRHNRYWQFVASASSNDPGSGRIFIELNNGNWRLIDTEEAFDTLLMSLDTRGIRESHLRLMLQKIEASFKENVRRNLHPSSRNHVKKEADEMDSSPDYPSGFDSPGSTVSALNTDVGETSSSFRIELNRNENEKRAALSRYQDFQKWMWRECFSTSALCASKYGKKRCRQLFDFCDFCLSCYHFEDSHCSFCHQTFGATYENLDFSEHVIQCKERRNLETCDIHVPGTSVPLASKLLKAFMALVEVSVPPEALQSFWTEDSRKTWGAKLNASSSVEELLQMLTVFETAMKRDFVSSNFAATDELLGSSKQSVIANRDYLDTKSVSVLPWIPHTTAAVALRVYEMDSAITYIPNEKPEPNGDKEVGEHIKIPLRFTPMRNDREIEPTETDHNEQSTHLKSARNSLKRGRGGREQGRGKKSKSGGSRRKARGNENENMSQGLGPVGRRTQGQGSGRGRRTVRKRRMKNRAVEGTLMGHVTDLRSSPDSGGESPRNLAGEWDDENINMIHMKGDEQREEYEQAEALESDDEEQAVGYEQGNWEIGFDGTSSGWNSGLREPSDEEMDASEDDNNGIEEAREEDSEGDVDLSDASDEVPNRIINDGGTDSASDDDDYSD; encoded by the exons ATGGAGGGTTCGGAAGGAGATAATCAGAATCGGAACCCCGAGAATAGCAATAGTAAATTGAACAATTCCGGCGAGGGAGGCAAGCCCAAGCGCCAGATGAAGACGCCGTTTCAGCTCGAAACCCTAGAGAAGGCCTATGCGT TGGAGACGTACCCATCGGAGTCGATTAGGGCGGAGCTGTCGGAGAAATTGGGGCTTTCCGATCGGCAGTTGCAGATGTGGTTCTGTCACAGAAGGCTGAAGGATAAGAAGGAAGGAGGTTCGGGTTCGGGTCCGGGTCCGGGTCCAGGACCGGCGAAGAAGCAGAGGAAATCAGTGGCGGTGTTGCCGGAGCCTCCAATTGATGACTTGGCACATGGGTCGGAGCCGGGGAGTGACTATGGGTCGGGTTCGGGCTCTGGCTCGAGCCCATTTGGTCATGCAGACCGCAATGTGGTGTCCAGGAGTGTTGTTGTTGAGGATATGCCAAGGAGGAGGCATTATGAGTCACAGCAGTCGATTACGGAGCTTAGAGCCATTGCTATTGTGGAAGCTCAATTGGGAGAGCCATTAAGGGAAGATGGCCCTGTGCTTGGGATAGAGTTTGATCAATTGCCCCCGGATGCATTCGGGGCACCTCTAG TTGCAGAGCAGCAGAAGCGGCATGATGCAAAACTAAATAA AGCAATTGATGGTCCAACTGCAAGAGCTTCACCATTTGCAAGTGGAAATGAACAGTTGTCAAGGGTTCACGGTGGCCACAGTCGGGCTCGTCTTCTGTCACAACAGGAGAAGCAAGCAGTGGCCTTTTCATCTCCTGGTGATGATGGCTTACCTCTAAGGGACCCCTTTATCAATGTTAGAATGAATACTCAATATGGTGAACCCCCTATTATTGCACCGGAAAACTCTAATGTATTGTCTGATGGTCAAATTAATGACACTATGCTGAGAATGGAGAGGAAACGCAAG AGTGAAGAAGTCAGAATGGCTAAAGAAGTAGAAGCTCATGAAGTTCGAATTCGGAAGGAGCTGGAGAAACAAGATATTCTAAGGAGAAAG AATGAGGAAAGAATGAAGAAAGAAATGGAAAGGCAAGACCGTGAAAGGCGAAAGGAGGAAGAGAGGTTGATGCGTGAGAGGCAGCGAGAGGAAGAGAGATCAAAGAAGGAGCAAAAACGTGAAATCGAACGAAGGGAGAAGTTTTTGCAAAAAGAACATATAAGA GCTGAGAAAAGGAGGCAAAAGGAAGAGCTccgaaaagagagagaggaagtgagACGCAAAGCTGCACTTGAGAAGGCTACTGCAAGAAGGCTTCTTAATAAATCTATGGAACTTTATGAGGATGAGCAACTAGAGCTAATGGAGTTGGCTGCTGCAAGCAAGGGATTATCCTCAATAATTAGTATTGATCCTGACACCAACCTTGATGAATTCAGAG ATGATCTGACGGCATTTCCACCGAAGTCTGTGCTATTGAAAAAACCATTTGCAGTTCATCCGTGGATCGATTCAGAGGAGAACATCGGTAACTTTCTCATG GTTTGGAGATTTTTGATTACATTTGCAGATGTTCTTGAGTTATGGCCTTTTACTGTGGATGAGTTTGTTCAAGCTTTTCATGACTAT GATTCAAGGTTGTTAGGAGAGATTCATGTTGCTCTCTTGAGGTTGATTATAAAGGATATAGAAGATGTTGCAAGGACACCTTCTACTGGACTAGGTCTCAATCAAAATGGTGCTGCTAATCCTGGAGGTGGACATCCACAGATTGTTGAAGGA GCATATGCATGGGGATTTGATATAAGGAACTGGCAGAAGCACTTAAATCTGCTAACATGGCCTGAAATTTTTCGCCAACTAGCACTCTCCGCTGGATTTGGGCCACAGTTGAAGAAAAGGAGTATCTCATGGTCATACTTGCCTGATAATGATGAG GGTAAAGGTTGTCGTGATGTAATTTCAACTCTCCGCAATGGTTCAGCAGCTGAAAATGCATTTGCAATAATGCAAGAAAAGGGCTTATTAGCTCCACGGAGATCCAGACATCGGTTGACGCCAGGAACTGTAAAGTTTGCAGCTTTTCATGTCCTTTCTCTTGAGGGAAACAAGGGATTGACGGTGTTAGAACTTGCTGACAAGATTCAG AAATCTGGCCTTCGAGACCTGACAACAAGCAAGACTCCAGAAGCTTCAATTTCAGTTGCTCTGACGAGAGATACTAAGCTTTTTGAAAGAATTGCTCCTTCAACATATCGTGTACGATCTGCTTACAGAAAGGACCCTATTGATGCTGAGGCCATACTTTCGGCAGCGAGGAAGAAGGTTCAGATATTTGAAAATGGGATTTTAGCTGCAGAAGATGTCGATGAGGTTGAAAGAGATGATGCCGAAGAGGTTGAGAGAGATGAAGACTCTGATTGTGATGACGTTGACGAGGACCCTGAAGTTGACGACTTAGCTACTCCAGCCATAGTGAAGAAATCCCCTGATCAGTTTAATGAAGTGACTCCTTTTTCAGAGAATGGACAGGAAAATTTATGCATTGATGTTGCACCAACTGTGCAAAATGAGTTTGATAAGGATGTTTCATCTTTCCCCGTTACTGCTTCCAAAGAGGCAGACGGTCCAAGTGCTTCCTCCAAGCAGTGTGTTTCTGGTGTAGAAATTAGTACTAGCAATCTTGATCAAGAAAATATGGAGATTGATGAGAGCAAGGCAGGTGAGTCATGGGTTCAAGGGCTTACAGAAGGGGATTATTCTGATCTCAGTGTCGAAGAGCGTCTTAGTTCTCTCGTTTCCTTAATTGGTATTGCAAATGAAGGAAACTCTATTCGTGTTGTTCTTGAG GATCGCTTAGAAGCAGCAAATGCTCTTAAGAAGCAAATGTGGGCAGAGGCACAGCTTGACAAAAGTCGCCTAAAAGAAGAGAATGTGAGTAAAGTTGATATTCCATCTTTCATGGGAGGCAAAGCTGAAGCCCATGTTCCCGGAGTGGAAGACGGCCAAAGTCCTCTACTGGATGTTTATAATAGAATCAATGAGGAAGGAGCTGCAGAAACTCAAAATTCGAATCATGGTTCACAAGTACTTCTGAATGGTGTGCCTGTTGAAAGGGCCATGGTACCTCAAGATACTTCCATGGGTCCTGAAAACATCTTGAATCAGCAATTGGCTTATGCATCAAAAAAGTCACGTTCACAGTTGAAATCATATATTGCCCACAGAGCAGAGGAGATGTATGCTTACAGGTCCCTCCCTCTTGGCCAAGATCGCAGGCATAATCGATACTGGCAATTTGTTGCATCTGCATCGAGCAATGATCCTGGTTCAGGCAGAATCTTTATTGAACTAAACAATGGAAATTGGAGGCTTATTGACACCGAGGAG GCATTTGACACTCTTTTGATGTCACTGGATACACGTGGGATTAGAGAATCCCATTTACGCTTAATGTTGCAAAAGATTGAGGCATCCTTCAAGGAAAATGTTCGTAGAAATTTGCATCCTTCAAGTAGAAATCATGTTAAAAAAGAAGCTGATGAAATGGATTCTAGTCCCGACTACCCTTCGGGTTTCGACAGCCCTGGAAGTACAGTTTCTGCTTTAAATACTGACGTTGGGGAGACGTCCTCTTCTTTCAGAATTGAGCTTAACCGAAACGAAAATGAGAAAAGGGCTGCCTTGAGTAGGTATCAAGATTTTCAGAAGTGGATGTGGAGAGAATGCTTCAGTACATCTGCATTATGTGCCTCGAAATATGGGAAAAAGAGGTGCAGACAGCTCTTTGATTTTTGCGATTTCTGCCTCAGTTGTTACCACTTTGAAGACTCCCACTGCAGTTTCTGCCATCAGACGTTTGGTGCTACCTATGAAAATCTTGACTTTTCTGAACATGTAATACAATGTAAAGAGAGAAGGAACTTGGAAACTTGCGATATCCATGTTCCTGGTACTTCTGTTCCTTTGGCCAGCAAATTGCTCAAGGCCTTCATGGCTCTTGTTGAG GTATCTGTTCCACCCGAAGCCCTTCAATCCTTTTGGACAGAAGACAGTCGAAAGACGTGGGGAGCAAAACTGAATGCGTCATCATCGGTTGAAGAGCTTCTGCAG ATGTTAACTGTGTTTGAGACTGCGATGAAACGAGACTTTGTGTCATCAAACTTTGCAGCGACTGATGAATTACTGGGCTCCAGCAAACAGTCAGTGATTGCTAATCGTGATTATCTAGACACCAAATCAGTTTCTGTACTTCCTTGGATACCACATACCACGGCAGCTGTGGCTCTGAGGGTTTATGAGATGGACTCAGCAATTACATATATACCGAATGAGAAACCTGAGCCCAATGGCGACAAGGAAGTCGGAGAACATATT AAGATTCCTTTGAGATTCACCCCAATGAGAAATGATAGGGAGATCGAACCAACAGAGACAGACCACAACGAACAAAGTACTCACCTGAAAAGTGCACGAAACAGCCTCAAACGTGGTAGAGGAGGTCGTGAGCAAGGACGTGGTAAAAAGTCCAAATCTGGTGGTAGTCGGCGAAAAGCTAGAGGTAATGAGAACGAGAATATGAGTCAAGGATTAGGACCTGTGGGGCGAAGAACGCAGGGACAAGGGAGTGGACGGGGCCGACGTACTGTTAGAAAGAGGAGAATGAAGAACAGGGCTGTCGAGGGGACACTTATGGGTCATGTGACTGACCTACGCAGTAGCCCTGACAGTGGAGGGGAATCACCCAGAAACTTGGCTGGGGAATGGGATGATGAAAATATCAATATGATCCATATGAAAGGTGATGAACAACGAGAGGAGTATGAGCAAGCAGAGGCACTGGAATCTGATGACGAAGAACAAGCAGTGGGATATGAACAAGGGAACTGGGAGATTGGATTTGATGGGACCTCCAGCGGTTGGAACAGTGGTCTACGAGAACCTAGTGATGAGGAGATGGATGCTTCTGAAGATGATAATAATGGCATTGAGGAAGCAAGAGAAGAAGATTCGGAAGGGGATGTAGATTTGAGTGATGCTTCAGATGAAGTCCCAAACAGGATTATAAATGATGGCGGCACTGATTCAGCTTCAGACGATGATGATTACAGTGATTGA
- the LOC112165354 gene encoding homeobox-DDT domain protein RLT1 isoform X2: protein MEGSEGDNQNRNPENSNSKLNNSGEGGKPKRQMKTPFQLETLEKAYALETYPSESIRAELSEKLGLSDRQLQMWFCHRRLKDKKEGGSGSGPGPGPGPAKKQRKSVAVLPEPPIDDLAHGSEPGSDYGSGSGSGSSPFGHADRNVVSRSVVVEDMPRRRHYESQQSITELRAIAIVEAQLGEPLREDGPVLGIEFDQLPPDAFGAPLVAEQQKRHDAKLNKGTPRSLHEYPYLQDHPIIRPDVYGQVAQSHFHDSAIDGPTARASPFASGNEQLSRVHGGHSRARLLSQQEKQAVAFSSPGDDGLPLRDPFINVRMNTQYGEPPIIAPENSNVLSDGQINDTMLRMERKRKSEEVRMAKEVEAHEVRIRKELEKQDILRRKNEERMKKEMERQDRERRKEEERLMRERQREEERSKKEQKREIERREKFLQKEHIRAEKRRQKEELRKEREEVRRKAALEKATARRLLNKSMELYEDEQLELMELAAASKGLSSIISIDPDTNLDEFRDDLTAFPPKSVLLKKPFAVHPWIDSEENIGNFLMVWRFLITFADVLELWPFTVDEFVQAFHDYDSRLLGEIHVALLRLIIKDIEDVARTPSTGLGLNQNGAANPGGGHPQIVEGAYAWGFDIRNWQKHLNLLTWPEIFRQLALSAGFGPQLKKRSISWSYLPDNDEGKGCRDVISTLRNGSAAENAFAIMQEKGLLAPRRSRHRLTPGTVKFAAFHVLSLEGNKGLTVLELADKIQKSGLRDLTTSKTPEASISVALTRDTKLFERIAPSTYRVRSAYRKDPIDAEAILSAARKKVQIFENGILAAEDVDEVERDDAEEVERDEDSDCDDVDEDPEVDDLATPAIVKKSPDQFNEVTPFSENGQENLCIDVAPTVQNEFDKDVSSFPVTASKEADGPSASSKQCVSGVEISTSNLDQENMEIDESKAGESWVQGLTEGDYSDLSVEERLSSLVSLIGIANEGNSIRVVLEDRLEAANALKKQMWAEAQLDKSRLKEENVSKVDIPSFMGGKAEAHVPGVEDGQSPLLDVYNRINEEGAAETQNSNHGSQVLLNGVPVERAMVPQDTSMGPENILNQQLAYASKKSRSQLKSYIAHRAEEMYAYRSLPLGQDRRHNRYWQFVASASSNDPGSGRIFIELNNGNWRLIDTEEAFDTLLMSLDTRGIRESHLRLMLQKIEASFKENVRRNLHPSSRNHVKKEADEMDSSPDYPSGFDSPGSTVSALNTDVGETSSSFRIELNRNENEKRAALSRYQDFQKWMWRECFSTSALCASKYGKKRCRQLFDFCDFCLSCYHFEDSHCSFCHQTFGATYENLDFSEHVIQCKERRNLETCDIHVPGTSVPLASKLLKAFMALVEVSVPPEALQSFWTEDSRKTWGAKLNASSSVEELLQMLTVFETAMKRDFVSSNFAATDELLGSSKQSVIANRDYLDTKSVSVLPWIPHTTAAVALRVYEMDSAITYIPNEKPEPNGDKEVGEHIIPLRFTPMRNDREIEPTETDHNEQSTHLKSARNSLKRGRGGREQGRGKKSKSGGSRRKARGNENENMSQGLGPVGRRTQGQGSGRGRRTVRKRRMKNRAVEGTLMGHVTDLRSSPDSGGESPRNLAGEWDDENINMIHMKGDEQREEYEQAEALESDDEEQAVGYEQGNWEIGFDGTSSGWNSGLREPSDEEMDASEDDNNGIEEAREEDSEGDVDLSDASDEVPNRIINDGGTDSASDDDDYSD, encoded by the exons ATGGAGGGTTCGGAAGGAGATAATCAGAATCGGAACCCCGAGAATAGCAATAGTAAATTGAACAATTCCGGCGAGGGAGGCAAGCCCAAGCGCCAGATGAAGACGCCGTTTCAGCTCGAAACCCTAGAGAAGGCCTATGCGT TGGAGACGTACCCATCGGAGTCGATTAGGGCGGAGCTGTCGGAGAAATTGGGGCTTTCCGATCGGCAGTTGCAGATGTGGTTCTGTCACAGAAGGCTGAAGGATAAGAAGGAAGGAGGTTCGGGTTCGGGTCCGGGTCCGGGTCCAGGACCGGCGAAGAAGCAGAGGAAATCAGTGGCGGTGTTGCCGGAGCCTCCAATTGATGACTTGGCACATGGGTCGGAGCCGGGGAGTGACTATGGGTCGGGTTCGGGCTCTGGCTCGAGCCCATTTGGTCATGCAGACCGCAATGTGGTGTCCAGGAGTGTTGTTGTTGAGGATATGCCAAGGAGGAGGCATTATGAGTCACAGCAGTCGATTACGGAGCTTAGAGCCATTGCTATTGTGGAAGCTCAATTGGGAGAGCCATTAAGGGAAGATGGCCCTGTGCTTGGGATAGAGTTTGATCAATTGCCCCCGGATGCATTCGGGGCACCTCTAG TTGCAGAGCAGCAGAAGCGGCATGATGCAAAACTAAATAAA GGTACTCCGAGATCTCTCCATGAATATCCATATCTTCAAGACCACCCCATTATTCGGCCTGATGTATATGGACAAGTTGCTCAATCTCATTTTCATGATTCAGCAATTGATGGTCCAACTGCAAGAGCTTCACCATTTGCAAGTGGAAATGAACAGTTGTCAAGGGTTCACGGTGGCCACAGTCGGGCTCGTCTTCTGTCACAACAGGAGAAGCAAGCAGTGGCCTTTTCATCTCCTGGTGATGATGGCTTACCTCTAAGGGACCCCTTTATCAATGTTAGAATGAATACTCAATATGGTGAACCCCCTATTATTGCACCGGAAAACTCTAATGTATTGTCTGATGGTCAAATTAATGACACTATGCTGAGAATGGAGAGGAAACGCAAG AGTGAAGAAGTCAGAATGGCTAAAGAAGTAGAAGCTCATGAAGTTCGAATTCGGAAGGAGCTGGAGAAACAAGATATTCTAAGGAGAAAG AATGAGGAAAGAATGAAGAAAGAAATGGAAAGGCAAGACCGTGAAAGGCGAAAGGAGGAAGAGAGGTTGATGCGTGAGAGGCAGCGAGAGGAAGAGAGATCAAAGAAGGAGCAAAAACGTGAAATCGAACGAAGGGAGAAGTTTTTGCAAAAAGAACATATAAGA GCTGAGAAAAGGAGGCAAAAGGAAGAGCTccgaaaagagagagaggaagtgagACGCAAAGCTGCACTTGAGAAGGCTACTGCAAGAAGGCTTCTTAATAAATCTATGGAACTTTATGAGGATGAGCAACTAGAGCTAATGGAGTTGGCTGCTGCAAGCAAGGGATTATCCTCAATAATTAGTATTGATCCTGACACCAACCTTGATGAATTCAGAG ATGATCTGACGGCATTTCCACCGAAGTCTGTGCTATTGAAAAAACCATTTGCAGTTCATCCGTGGATCGATTCAGAGGAGAACATCGGTAACTTTCTCATG GTTTGGAGATTTTTGATTACATTTGCAGATGTTCTTGAGTTATGGCCTTTTACTGTGGATGAGTTTGTTCAAGCTTTTCATGACTAT GATTCAAGGTTGTTAGGAGAGATTCATGTTGCTCTCTTGAGGTTGATTATAAAGGATATAGAAGATGTTGCAAGGACACCTTCTACTGGACTAGGTCTCAATCAAAATGGTGCTGCTAATCCTGGAGGTGGACATCCACAGATTGTTGAAGGA GCATATGCATGGGGATTTGATATAAGGAACTGGCAGAAGCACTTAAATCTGCTAACATGGCCTGAAATTTTTCGCCAACTAGCACTCTCCGCTGGATTTGGGCCACAGTTGAAGAAAAGGAGTATCTCATGGTCATACTTGCCTGATAATGATGAG GGTAAAGGTTGTCGTGATGTAATTTCAACTCTCCGCAATGGTTCAGCAGCTGAAAATGCATTTGCAATAATGCAAGAAAAGGGCTTATTAGCTCCACGGAGATCCAGACATCGGTTGACGCCAGGAACTGTAAAGTTTGCAGCTTTTCATGTCCTTTCTCTTGAGGGAAACAAGGGATTGACGGTGTTAGAACTTGCTGACAAGATTCAG AAATCTGGCCTTCGAGACCTGACAACAAGCAAGACTCCAGAAGCTTCAATTTCAGTTGCTCTGACGAGAGATACTAAGCTTTTTGAAAGAATTGCTCCTTCAACATATCGTGTACGATCTGCTTACAGAAAGGACCCTATTGATGCTGAGGCCATACTTTCGGCAGCGAGGAAGAAGGTTCAGATATTTGAAAATGGGATTTTAGCTGCAGAAGATGTCGATGAGGTTGAAAGAGATGATGCCGAAGAGGTTGAGAGAGATGAAGACTCTGATTGTGATGACGTTGACGAGGACCCTGAAGTTGACGACTTAGCTACTCCAGCCATAGTGAAGAAATCCCCTGATCAGTTTAATGAAGTGACTCCTTTTTCAGAGAATGGACAGGAAAATTTATGCATTGATGTTGCACCAACTGTGCAAAATGAGTTTGATAAGGATGTTTCATCTTTCCCCGTTACTGCTTCCAAAGAGGCAGACGGTCCAAGTGCTTCCTCCAAGCAGTGTGTTTCTGGTGTAGAAATTAGTACTAGCAATCTTGATCAAGAAAATATGGAGATTGATGAGAGCAAGGCAGGTGAGTCATGGGTTCAAGGGCTTACAGAAGGGGATTATTCTGATCTCAGTGTCGAAGAGCGTCTTAGTTCTCTCGTTTCCTTAATTGGTATTGCAAATGAAGGAAACTCTATTCGTGTTGTTCTTGAG GATCGCTTAGAAGCAGCAAATGCTCTTAAGAAGCAAATGTGGGCAGAGGCACAGCTTGACAAAAGTCGCCTAAAAGAAGAGAATGTGAGTAAAGTTGATATTCCATCTTTCATGGGAGGCAAAGCTGAAGCCCATGTTCCCGGAGTGGAAGACGGCCAAAGTCCTCTACTGGATGTTTATAATAGAATCAATGAGGAAGGAGCTGCAGAAACTCAAAATTCGAATCATGGTTCACAAGTACTTCTGAATGGTGTGCCTGTTGAAAGGGCCATGGTACCTCAAGATACTTCCATGGGTCCTGAAAACATCTTGAATCAGCAATTGGCTTATGCATCAAAAAAGTCACGTTCACAGTTGAAATCATATATTGCCCACAGAGCAGAGGAGATGTATGCTTACAGGTCCCTCCCTCTTGGCCAAGATCGCAGGCATAATCGATACTGGCAATTTGTTGCATCTGCATCGAGCAATGATCCTGGTTCAGGCAGAATCTTTATTGAACTAAACAATGGAAATTGGAGGCTTATTGACACCGAGGAG GCATTTGACACTCTTTTGATGTCACTGGATACACGTGGGATTAGAGAATCCCATTTACGCTTAATGTTGCAAAAGATTGAGGCATCCTTCAAGGAAAATGTTCGTAGAAATTTGCATCCTTCAAGTAGAAATCATGTTAAAAAAGAAGCTGATGAAATGGATTCTAGTCCCGACTACCCTTCGGGTTTCGACAGCCCTGGAAGTACAGTTTCTGCTTTAAATACTGACGTTGGGGAGACGTCCTCTTCTTTCAGAATTGAGCTTAACCGAAACGAAAATGAGAAAAGGGCTGCCTTGAGTAGGTATCAAGATTTTCAGAAGTGGATGTGGAGAGAATGCTTCAGTACATCTGCATTATGTGCCTCGAAATATGGGAAAAAGAGGTGCAGACAGCTCTTTGATTTTTGCGATTTCTGCCTCAGTTGTTACCACTTTGAAGACTCCCACTGCAGTTTCTGCCATCAGACGTTTGGTGCTACCTATGAAAATCTTGACTTTTCTGAACATGTAATACAATGTAAAGAGAGAAGGAACTTGGAAACTTGCGATATCCATGTTCCTGGTACTTCTGTTCCTTTGGCCAGCAAATTGCTCAAGGCCTTCATGGCTCTTGTTGAG GTATCTGTTCCACCCGAAGCCCTTCAATCCTTTTGGACAGAAGACAGTCGAAAGACGTGGGGAGCAAAACTGAATGCGTCATCATCGGTTGAAGAGCTTCTGCAG ATGTTAACTGTGTTTGAGACTGCGATGAAACGAGACTTTGTGTCATCAAACTTTGCAGCGACTGATGAATTACTGGGCTCCAGCAAACAGTCAGTGATTGCTAATCGTGATTATCTAGACACCAAATCAGTTTCTGTACTTCCTTGGATACCACATACCACGGCAGCTGTGGCTCTGAGGGTTTATGAGATGGACTCAGCAATTACATATATACCGAATGAGAAACCTGAGCCCAATGGCGACAAGGAAGTCGGAGAACATATT ATTCCTTTGAGATTCACCCCAATGAGAAATGATAGGGAGATCGAACCAACAGAGACAGACCACAACGAACAAAGTACTCACCTGAAAAGTGCACGAAACAGCCTCAAACGTGGTAGAGGAGGTCGTGAGCAAGGACGTGGTAAAAAGTCCAAATCTGGTGGTAGTCGGCGAAAAGCTAGAGGTAATGAGAACGAGAATATGAGTCAAGGATTAGGACCTGTGGGGCGAAGAACGCAGGGACAAGGGAGTGGACGGGGCCGACGTACTGTTAGAAAGAGGAGAATGAAGAACAGGGCTGTCGAGGGGACACTTATGGGTCATGTGACTGACCTACGCAGTAGCCCTGACAGTGGAGGGGAATCACCCAGAAACTTGGCTGGGGAATGGGATGATGAAAATATCAATATGATCCATATGAAAGGTGATGAACAACGAGAGGAGTATGAGCAAGCAGAGGCACTGGAATCTGATGACGAAGAACAAGCAGTGGGATATGAACAAGGGAACTGGGAGATTGGATTTGATGGGACCTCCAGCGGTTGGAACAGTGGTCTACGAGAACCTAGTGATGAGGAGATGGATGCTTCTGAAGATGATAATAATGGCATTGAGGAAGCAAGAGAAGAAGATTCGGAAGGGGATGTAGATTTGAGTGATGCTTCAGATGAAGTCCCAAACAGGATTATAAATGATGGCGGCACTGATTCAGCTTCAGACGATGATGATTACAGTGATTGA